In Vigna angularis cultivar LongXiaoDou No.4 chromosome 8, ASM1680809v1, whole genome shotgun sequence, one DNA window encodes the following:
- the LOC108345777 gene encoding RNA-binding protein 1 isoform X2, whose amino-acid sequence MTDGYWNRQQALLPHSGMLKRPRSEYDMPASGLSSGNEIHNYIARDDDRTGTGTVHRMIKDTKTIGTAYDRYLQSGLSSFASGEASTVGGIGLARGGGGGLPGHSLADPAVLGRHGGGGPDLAPNGRGVNYGGQLPVDAVSRPGPETVPLPPDASSTLYVEGLPSDSTRREVAHIFRPFVGYREVRLVSKESKHRGGDPLILCFVDFANPACAATAMSALQGYKVDELNPESSHLRLQFSRYPGPRSGPASRGKR is encoded by the exons ATGACGGACGGCTATTGGAATCGGCAACAGGCGCTTCTCCCCCACTCCGGCATGCTCAAGCGACCGCGTTCGGAAtatg ATATGCCAGCTTCTGGTCTGTCTTCAGGTAATGAGATTCATAATTATATTGCTCGTGATGATGACCGTACTGGTACTGGTACTGTTCACCGAATGATAAAGGACACAAAAACAATTGGAACTGCTTATGACCGCTACCTTCAGAGTGGG CTTTCTTCATTTGCCTCTGGGGAAGCCAGTACAGTTGGTGGTATTGGGTTGGCTAGGGGTGGTGGTGGGGGATTACCTGGCCATTCACTAGCTGATCCTGCTGTTTTGGGGCGTCATGGGGGTGGTGGTCCAGATCTAGCACCAAATGGACGGGGTGTTAATTATGGTGGTCAGCTACCTGTAGATGCTGTTTCCAGGCCTGGACCTGAGACGGTACCTCTACCTCCAGATGCTTCTAGCACTTTGTATGTTGAAGGTCTCCCATCTGATAGTACAAGAAGAGAAGTGGCTC ATATCTTCCGCCCCTTTGTTGGGTATAGAGAAGTGAGACTTGTGAGCAAAGAATCCAAACAT CGGGGTGGAGACCCTTTAATCCTTTGTTTTGTGGACTTTGCAAATCCAGCTTGTGCAGCAACTGCTATGAGTGCCTTGCAAG GTTATAAAGTTGATGAGCTCAACCCTGAGTCCAGTCACTTGCGGCTTCAGTTTTCCCGGTATCCTGGTCCAAGAAGTGGACCTGCATCTCGAGGTAAAAGATGA
- the LOC108345777 gene encoding RNA-binding protein 1 isoform X1, which translates to MTDGYWNRQQALLPHSGMLKRPRSEYDMPASGLSSGNEIHNYIARDDDRTGTGTVHRMIKDTKTIGTAYDRYLQSGQLSSFASGEASTVGGIGLARGGGGGLPGHSLADPAVLGRHGGGGPDLAPNGRGVNYGGQLPVDAVSRPGPETVPLPPDASSTLYVEGLPSDSTRREVAHIFRPFVGYREVRLVSKESKHRGGDPLILCFVDFANPACAATAMSALQGYKVDELNPESSHLRLQFSRYPGPRSGPASRGKR; encoded by the exons ATGACGGACGGCTATTGGAATCGGCAACAGGCGCTTCTCCCCCACTCCGGCATGCTCAAGCGACCGCGTTCGGAAtatg ATATGCCAGCTTCTGGTCTGTCTTCAGGTAATGAGATTCATAATTATATTGCTCGTGATGATGACCGTACTGGTACTGGTACTGTTCACCGAATGATAAAGGACACAAAAACAATTGGAACTGCTTATGACCGCTACCTTCAGAGTGGG CAGCTTTCTTCATTTGCCTCTGGGGAAGCCAGTACAGTTGGTGGTATTGGGTTGGCTAGGGGTGGTGGTGGGGGATTACCTGGCCATTCACTAGCTGATCCTGCTGTTTTGGGGCGTCATGGGGGTGGTGGTCCAGATCTAGCACCAAATGGACGGGGTGTTAATTATGGTGGTCAGCTACCTGTAGATGCTGTTTCCAGGCCTGGACCTGAGACGGTACCTCTACCTCCAGATGCTTCTAGCACTTTGTATGTTGAAGGTCTCCCATCTGATAGTACAAGAAGAGAAGTGGCTC ATATCTTCCGCCCCTTTGTTGGGTATAGAGAAGTGAGACTTGTGAGCAAAGAATCCAAACAT CGGGGTGGAGACCCTTTAATCCTTTGTTTTGTGGACTTTGCAAATCCAGCTTGTGCAGCAACTGCTATGAGTGCCTTGCAAG GTTATAAAGTTGATGAGCTCAACCCTGAGTCCAGTCACTTGCGGCTTCAGTTTTCCCGGTATCCTGGTCCAAGAAGTGGACCTGCATCTCGAGGTAAAAGATGA
- the LOC108345816 gene encoding extensin-2: MATQKPNMGSPMASLTLTILALTLISLTFSSQTLADNYIYSSPPPPPKPYYYHSPPPPKHSPPPPYYYHSPPPPKHSPPPPYYYHSPPPPKHSPPPPYYYHSPPPPKHSPPPPYYYHSPPPPKHSPPPPYYYHSPPPPKHSPPPPYYYHSPPPPKHSPPPPYYYHSPPPPVYKYKSPPPPYKYPSPPPPPYKYPSPPPPVYKYKSPPPPVYKYKSPPPPYKYPSPPPPPYKYPSPPPPVYKYKSPPPPVYKYKSPPPPYKYPSPPPPPYKYPSPPPPVYKYKSPPPPVYKYKSPPPPVYKYKSPPPPVYKYKSPPPPVYKYKSPPPPVYKYNSPPPPVYKYKSPPPPYKYPSPPPPPYKYPSPPPPVYKYKSPPPPVYKYKSPPPPYKYPSPPPPPYKYPSPPPPVYKYKSPPPPVYKYKSPPPPVHSPPPPHYIYASPPPPYHY; the protein is encoded by the coding sequence ATGGCAACACAAAAACCCAACATGGGGTCTCCAATGGCCTCTCTCACTCTCACCATTCTTGCATTAACCTTAATCTCCCTCACCTTCTCATCTCAAACATTGGCTGACAACTACATCTACTCCTCTCCTCCACCACCGCCAAAGCCTTACTACTACCACTCCCCTCCACCACCAAAacattctcctcctcctccataCTATTACCactctccaccaccaccaaagcATTCGCCTCCTCCCCCATACTACTACCattctccaccaccaccaaagcACTCTCCTCCTCCCCCCTACTACTACCACTCTCCACCTCCCCCAAAACACTCACCTCCTCCTCCTTATTACTACCATTCTCCACCTCCACCTAAACACTCTCCTCCTCCTCCCTATTACTACCACTCTCCTCCTCCACCAAAGCACTCTCCTCCTCCACCTTACTATTACCACTCTCCTCCACCACCAAAGCACTCACCTCCTCCACCCTACTACTACCACTCTCCACCACCACCAGTTTACAAGTACAAGTCCCCTCCTCCTCCATACAAGTACCcatctcctcctcctccaccgtACAAGTACCCCTCTCCACCACCCCCTGTTTACAAGTATAAATCTCCTCCACCCCCAGTTTACAAATACAagtctcctcctcctccttacAAGTACCCATCTCCTCCACCACCTCCATACAAGTACCCTTCTCCTCCCCCACCAGTATACAAATACAAGTCCCCTCCTCCTCCAGTTTACAAGTACAAGTCTCCCCCTCCTCCCTACAAATACCCATctcctccacctcccccataCAAATACCCTTCTCCTCCACCACCGGTTTATAAGTACAAGTCTCCACCACCACCGGTTTACAAGTACAAGTCTCCACCACCACCGGTTTACAAGTACAAGTCTCCACCACCACCGGTTTACAAGTACAAGTCTCCACCACCACCGGTTTATAAATACAAGTCTCCACCACCACCGGTTTATAAATACAACTCTCCACCACCACCGGTTTACAAGTATAAGTCTCCACCTCCACCCTACAAGTATCcttctccaccaccaccaccatacAAGTACCCATCTCCTCCACCCCCAGTCTACAAATACAAGTCACCTCCACCGCCAGTTTACAAGTACAAGTCACCTCCACCACCATACAAGTACCCATCTCCTCCACCGCCACCGTACAAGTACCCCTCTCCACCACCCCCAGTTTACAAATACAAATCCCCTCCACCCCCAGTTTACAAGTATAAGTCTCCCCCTCCTCCTGTTCATTCACCACCTCCACCACACTACATCTACGCATCCCCGCCTCCTCCATACCACTACTAG